In Leptodesmis sichuanensis A121, the following are encoded in one genomic region:
- a CDS encoding sensor histidine kinase — protein sequence MLMTRFAIALSGIILNTLLANLFLVRWLNCSIPVPLTLLNLSINIGILILLFYLIQHTQGNHQHTQALLQKSMDDLELRVAERTAELLKVNESLQHELEERKHTQEALQISQARFAGILDIADSAIISIDTQQRITLFNQGAEKIFGYATSEVLGQPLDILLPAQATQIYHQHIQTFAEPAIQSYRIGDRCEISGRRKDGSEFPAEASISKLNLGKEILFTVFLQDITERKQIDRMKDEFVSMVSHELRTPLTSIHGSLGMLASGLLKADSEQGKRMLHIATESTDRLVRLINDILDIERIKSGRVKMEKELCNVNDLITTAVDIVQPLANTAGVTLSVTSFPIQVWADRDRIVQTLTNLLSNAIKFSERGSAVWLKAELGGNQGLRGEEVDEWMQPLPPNAASTHHPLHPSTPFLLFSVHDRGRGIPADQLETIFERFQQVDSSDSRNHEGTGLGLAICRSIVQQHEGRIWAESILGEGSTFYFTLPLSPPQTHSNKE from the coding sequence ATGTTGATGACAAGATTCGCGATCGCACTCTCAGGAATCATCCTGAACACGCTGCTTGCCAATCTGTTTCTGGTTCGCTGGCTGAATTGCTCCATTCCTGTCCCCCTCACCTTATTGAATTTGAGTATCAATATCGGCATTCTGATCCTGCTTTTCTATCTGATTCAGCACACGCAGGGCAACCATCAACACACTCAAGCGTTGTTGCAGAAATCAATGGACGACCTGGAACTGAGGGTTGCAGAACGCACCGCTGAGTTGCTGAAAGTCAACGAATCCCTGCAACATGAATTAGAAGAACGCAAGCATACCCAGGAAGCCCTGCAAATTTCCCAGGCCCGCTTTGCTGGCATTCTGGATATTGCTGACAGTGCCATTATTTCGATCGATACCCAGCAGCGCATTACCTTATTCAACCAGGGGGCGGAAAAGATCTTTGGCTATGCAACTTCAGAAGTTTTAGGTCAACCCCTGGATATTCTCTTACCCGCGCAGGCCACTCAAATTTACCACCAGCATATTCAAACCTTTGCCGAACCAGCCATCCAGTCCTATCGGATTGGCGATCGCTGCGAGATCTCTGGTCGCCGCAAAGATGGATCAGAATTTCCCGCAGAAGCCTCCATCTCTAAACTGAACCTGGGTAAAGAAATTCTGTTTACCGTCTTTCTGCAAGACATTACCGAACGCAAGCAAATCGATCGCATGAAGGACGAGTTTGTCTCGATGGTCAGTCATGAACTGCGCACGCCCCTCACCTCTATTCACGGTTCCCTGGGAATGCTGGCCAGCGGTTTACTCAAAGCCGACTCTGAACAGGGCAAACGGATGCTACACATTGCCACCGAAAGTACCGATCGCTTAGTCCGCCTGATTAATGACATTCTCGACATTGAGCGAATTAAATCTGGCAGAGTCAAGATGGAAAAAGAACTCTGTAATGTCAATGACCTGATCACCACTGCCGTTGATATCGTACAGCCACTCGCCAACACCGCTGGAGTCACACTGTCCGTTACCAGCTTTCCCATCCAGGTATGGGCCGATCGCGATCGCATCGTGCAAACCCTCACCAACCTCCTCAGCAATGCGATTAAGTTTTCTGAACGAGGAAGTGCAGTGTGGCTGAAGGCGGAGTTGGGGGGGAATCAGGGATTGAGGGGCGAGGAAGTGGATGAGTGGATGCAGCCACTTCCGCCGAACGCTGCATCCACTCATCACCCCCTCCACCCCTCCACTCCCTTCCTCCTTTTCTCCGTCCACGATCGCGGTCGTGGCATTCCCGCCGACCAGCTCGAGACGATTTTTGAACGCTTTCAGCAAGTAGACTCTTCCGACTCTCGCAACCATGAAGGTACAGGACTGGGATTGGCAATCTGCCGTAGTATCGTGCAACAACACGAAGGACGCATCTGGGCCGAGAGCATATTAGGTGAAGGCAGCACCTTCTACTTCACCCTCCCCCTCTCGCCTCCTCAAACCCACTCGAACAAGGAATAA
- a CDS encoding response regulator, which produces MPLKRILVIDNEPYIQEVTKVCLETVAGWEVWTANSGQEGLNLAASQQPDAILLDVMMPDMDGLTTFQKLRANPATQSIPVILLTAKIQTSDRRHYAELGLAAAIAKPFNPLDLADQIASVLGWN; this is translated from the coding sequence ATGCCCCTCAAACGCATCCTCGTTATTGACAACGAACCCTACATCCAGGAAGTCACAAAGGTCTGCCTGGAAACTGTTGCCGGATGGGAAGTATGGACGGCCAATTCGGGCCAGGAAGGGCTGAACCTGGCGGCCAGCCAACAACCCGATGCGATTCTTCTGGATGTGATGATGCCCGACATGGATGGTCTTACTACTTTTCAGAAACTGCGGGCTAATCCGGCTACCCAATCTATTCCGGTGATTCTCCTCACGGCTAAAATTCAAACTTCCGATCGCCGTCACTATGCTGAACTGGGGCTGGCTGCCGCGATCGCCAAACCTTTTAATCCCTTAGACCTGGCAGATCAAATTGCCAGCGTTCTGGGATGGAACTGA
- a CDS encoding Hsp20/alpha crystallin family protein, whose translation MSLMQWQPFKDLNTLRQQMNHLFDELTHRHPESGLLPTAKGGLWTPAIEVQETDTDVILKAEIPGIAAQDLDVRVGETSVSIAGEHREETKTEKQGYFHSELHYGSFHRVVPLPVAVQNDQVKADFKDGLLTLTMPKIESARPNMVKVDLAMEQKVRDTATQQRQHEERRQEQVHTRVSADLETPPDGIKEEARELTASQRLYEEELQDKVHTRASQEVNAPTVP comes from the coding sequence ATGTCACTGATGCAATGGCAACCCTTTAAAGATCTGAATACACTGCGGCAGCAAATGAATCATTTGTTTGATGAATTAACTCATCGACATCCCGAATCGGGACTCCTTCCCACTGCAAAAGGGGGATTGTGGACTCCCGCGATCGAGGTACAAGAAACCGATACCGATGTGATTTTGAAGGCTGAAATTCCGGGAATTGCGGCTCAAGATCTGGATGTTCGGGTCGGTGAAACCAGCGTTAGCATTGCGGGTGAACATCGCGAGGAAACGAAAACCGAGAAACAGGGCTATTTCCACTCCGAGTTACACTACGGCAGTTTCCATCGCGTGGTTCCCTTGCCCGTAGCCGTGCAGAATGATCAGGTCAAAGCTGACTTTAAAGATGGTTTACTCACTCTGACGATGCCCAAGATTGAATCAGCCAGGCCAAACATGGTCAAAGTTGATTTAGCCATGGAACAAAAGGTTCGGGATACAGCCACGCAGCAACGTCAGCATGAAGAACGCCGTCAGGAACAGGTACATACCCGCGTATCAGCAGATCTGGAAACCCCACCCGATGGGATTAAGGAGGAAGCCAGAGAACTGACAGCTTCTCAACGGCTGTATGAAGAGGAGCTACAGGATAAGGTGCATACTCGTGCCAGCCAGGAAGTGAATGCCCCAACGGTTCCTTGA
- a CDS encoding beta-lactamase hydrolase domain-containing protein, whose product MARVRKITDDLAIAGQLTLEEFEQLVEEGYRSVVNLRSPDETGFLRSEQQILEQFGICYLSHPTTLGDIHPDFIRTLIQQIIKLPQPILFHCDSGTRSAILALLYIAMKQGMKAEQAFQKVTELGLL is encoded by the coding sequence ATGGCCCGGGTGAGAAAGATTACAGATGATCTGGCGATCGCAGGACAACTGACTTTAGAGGAATTTGAGCAACTGGTTGAGGAAGGATATCGATCGGTTGTCAACCTGCGATCGCCCGATGAAACTGGTTTTTTAAGAAGTGAGCAGCAAATTCTGGAACAATTTGGCATTTGTTACCTGAGTCATCCCACAACACTAGGAGATATACATCCTGACTTTATCCGAACCTTAATCCAACAGATTATAAAACTACCTCAGCCTATTCTTTTTCATTGCGATAGTGGTACTCGTTCAGCTATCCTGGCACTACTATATATTGCAATGAAGCAAGGAATGAAAGCTGAACAAGCCTTTCAAAAAGTAACGGAATTAGGGTTACTTTAG